From a single Candidatus Saccharibacteria bacterium genomic region:
- a CDS encoding ATP-binding protein, whose protein sequence is MSWAIIVFGLLVALCGVGLAIAFRMRKTARESKNFERGLKMVTFIIHLPPLSEDTEVGSRDIRDVTNEAISKAEILYEIISATATKGFKSKIYGQRHFSFEIVGIKGFVHFYTAVPVVLADTVHQAIVSAYPSARIEEVEEHNIFSPVGKITGTMGGELTLKEQFAYPIATYNEIKRDAMGSILNSLSSLDKEDGAGIQILIRPAHEGWRKTTVAEAGKKRKGNKKKTGGELAFWWVKQLFSAAWKPPEDKSGDGGGKKEEGSAVDVGLAESMEEKAKHPGYEVLVRVVASSNISSKAHSIINSIVASFALFNAQGKNGFKYSPAKDIDSFVTAYIMRFFPPENNKNILNSVELATLFHFPDQNNMPTTQLQRQDSKQVDGPRTMSDQGLVLGYNIFRGAKKRIVLDPEDRRRHLYAVGQTGTGKSTFLENLALQDMLNGDGFAFIDPHGDTAERLLAMVPKERTEDVIYFSPAEMDFPLGLNLFEYTSSDQKDFLIQEAINILYKLYDPNRQGFMGPRFEHIFRMCSLLLMSDPKGGTFIDIPKLLVDSDFMREKLQYTKDQTVLDFWTKEWPNAQRSNESGEVTSWVVSKFGAFLSNEMMRNIIGQVKSSFDLREVMDSKKILLVNLSKGRTGDLNSKLLGMIFVMKFQAAAMSRANIDESDRIDFSLYVDEFQNFSTDSFATILSEARKYRLSLIVANQFTTQLSEEIRDAVFGNIGTITSFRVGTNDAEFLAKYFAPVFDINDLQRTPNYNAIVRMLIRGVPSMPFSMAALPQLGTPNKKLGDALKQLSYAKYGRPRGIVEEEIFERLKAPEKPVGGPLGAAGPAPARPAAPKPGGSFLDDWLAKRQQPFTPPQTGFGKKPAQPTANNQQPLANGQQAPATSQNSQQLTATGQQLTASSPQPSANSHQPSVLEQLEKVEEPVEKIVAEQPQAQNEDPTTLRIER, encoded by the coding sequence GTGAGCTGGGCAATTATTGTTTTTGGACTTTTGGTAGCACTTTGCGGTGTTGGCTTGGCTATAGCCTTTAGAATGCGCAAGACTGCCAGAGAAAGTAAAAATTTTGAGCGTGGGCTCAAGATGGTAACTTTCATAATTCATTTACCACCTCTAAGTGAAGACACGGAAGTCGGCTCAAGAGATATAAGGGACGTAACTAATGAAGCGATAAGTAAGGCCGAGATACTTTATGAGATTATCTCAGCTACTGCCACTAAAGGGTTTAAGAGTAAAATATATGGACAACGTCATTTTTCATTTGAGATAGTCGGCATTAAAGGTTTCGTGCATTTTTATACTGCTGTTCCTGTTGTTTTGGCAGATACAGTTCACCAGGCAATTGTTAGTGCCTATCCTTCTGCTAGGATCGAAGAAGTCGAAGAGCACAATATCTTTAGCCCAGTAGGTAAGATTACCGGCACGATGGGGGGAGAGCTGACCTTAAAAGAACAGTTTGCATACCCTATCGCTACCTACAACGAGATCAAGCGCGATGCGATGGGTTCGATACTAAACTCCTTATCTAGCCTTGATAAGGAGGACGGTGCTGGCATACAGATTCTGATTAGGCCAGCACACGAGGGTTGGCGCAAAACGACAGTTGCAGAGGCCGGTAAGAAACGTAAAGGGAATAAGAAAAAGACAGGTGGGGAACTAGCCTTTTGGTGGGTCAAGCAGCTGTTCTCTGCTGCCTGGAAGCCACCTGAGGACAAGAGCGGCGATGGAGGAGGCAAAAAAGAAGAGGGCTCGGCAGTTGATGTTGGGTTGGCAGAGTCGATGGAAGAAAAAGCCAAACATCCAGGCTATGAGGTGTTGGTGCGGGTAGTGGCGTCTTCAAATATTTCTTCTAAGGCTCATTCAATCATCAATAGCATAGTGGCTTCTTTTGCTCTGTTTAACGCTCAGGGTAAGAACGGTTTTAAGTATTCACCAGCTAAAGATATTGATAGTTTTGTGACGGCCTATATCATGAGGTTTTTCCCGCCAGAGAATAACAAGAATATCCTGAACTCAGTTGAATTGGCTACACTGTTCCATTTCCCAGATCAGAATAATATGCCGACTACACAGCTTCAGCGCCAAGATAGTAAGCAGGTCGACGGCCCGCGTACTATGAGTGATCAAGGATTGGTATTAGGCTATAACATATTCCGAGGTGCAAAGAAGAGAATCGTTTTAGACCCAGAGGATCGTCGCCGTCACCTTTATGCTGTTGGACAAACTGGTACAGGTAAGTCGACTTTTCTGGAAAACTTGGCTCTTCAAGATATGCTCAACGGCGACGGATTTGCCTTTATTGATCCACATGGTGATACGGCCGAACGGCTACTAGCCATGGTACCAAAAGAGAGAACTGAAGATGTGATTTACTTTAGTCCGGCGGAGATGGATTTCCCTTTAGGGTTGAATTTGTTCGAATACACTAGCTCAGATCAAAAGGACTTTTTGATCCAAGAAGCAATCAATATTTTGTATAAGCTGTACGATCCGAACCGACAGGGTTTCATGGGGCCTAGATTTGAGCATATATTTAGGATGTGTTCACTGCTACTGATGAGCGATCCTAAGGGAGGGACATTTATCGATATTCCCAAGCTTCTGGTCGATTCTGATTTTATGCGCGAAAAGCTTCAATATACAAAAGATCAGACAGTACTCGACTTTTGGACTAAGGAATGGCCAAATGCCCAGAGATCTAATGAATCCGGCGAGGTTACAAGCTGGGTTGTGAGTAAGTTTGGAGCCTTCTTAAGTAACGAGATGATGCGTAATATTATCGGTCAGGTGAAGAGCTCATTTGACTTAAGAGAGGTGATGGACAGTAAAAAGATTTTGCTGGTAAATCTGAGTAAGGGTAGGACGGGGGACCTTAACAGTAAGCTTTTGGGAATGATTTTTGTGATGAAGTTCCAGGCAGCAGCTATGAGCAGGGCCAATATTGACGAGAGTGATCGTATTGATTTCAGTCTTTACGTTGATGAGTTCCAAAACTTCTCGACAGATTCATTTGCGACTATCTTGAGTGAAGCTAGGAAGTACCGCTTGAGCCTAATTGTGGCTAACCAGTTTACCACACAGCTAAGCGAAGAAATCCGAGACGCCGTGTTTGGTAACATTGGTACTATAACTTCTTTCCGTGTCGGTACAAACGATGCGGAGTTTTTGGCTAAGTATTTTGCGCCAGTCTTTGATATTAACGACTTACAGCGGACGCCAAACTACAATGCCATTGTTAGAATGCTGATAAGGGGTGTGCCTAGTATGCCGTTTAGTATGGCAGCGCTGCCACAGCTCGGAACGCCAAACAAGAAACTCGGTGACGCGCTTAAACAGCTCTCCTACGCTAAATATGGCCGTCCACGCGGAATTGTAGAGGAAGAGATATTTGAGCGTCTTAAGGCCCCTGAAAAGCCGGTAGGCGGACCTTTGGGGGCGGCTGGGCCAGCGCCTGCTAGACCAGCAGCGCCAAAACCGGGAGGTTCTTTCCTTGATGATTGGTTGGCTAAACGGCAGCAACCCTTTACGCCTCCGCAGACTGGGTTCGGTAAGAAGCCAGCACAGCCAACGGCCAACAACCAACAGCCGCTAGCTAACGGCCAACAGGCACCGGCCACCAGCCAAAACAGCCAGCAGCTGACGGCCACTGGCCAGCAGCTAACAGCCAGCAGTCCTCAGCCATCGGCTAACAGCCATCAGCCGTCTGTTTTGGAGCAGCTAGAGAAGGTCGAAGAGCCGGTTGAGAAGATCGTTGCCGAACAACCACAAGCGCAGAATGAAGACCCAACAACGCTCCGAATTGAACGATAA
- a CDS encoding winged helix-turn-helix transcriptional regulator, producing the protein MIEQLFGSKTRVKLLYLFYGNPERSFYVREITRKIDEQINSVRRELSNLLSVGLISSDTAENRLYYQVNKDYEFYKSLNAIFGSAVSVPDSEAETSEATKELGEELAAVTTTSNDARKWRSVGNVDAVVYSGHLTRDETAPIDVLVVGDVNPTKLANLVAEMEKSEGVELRYASFTADEALYRSQVRDRFWSQLEESKKQIVMDKNKIFSK; encoded by the coding sequence ATGATTGAACAGTTGTTTGGTTCGAAAACAAGAGTGAAGCTTTTGTACCTGTTTTATGGTAATCCTGAGCGATCTTTTTATGTCCGAGAAATAACTCGTAAGATAGATGAACAAATTAACTCTGTTCGTCGCGAATTATCTAATTTGCTAAGCGTTGGTTTGATAAGTTCGGATACGGCTGAGAACAGGCTGTATTATCAGGTCAATAAAGATTACGAATTCTATAAATCACTGAATGCGATTTTTGGCAGCGCCGTATCTGTGCCAGATAGCGAGGCTGAGACCAGTGAAGCCACAAAAGAGTTAGGTGAGGAGTTGGCGGCAGTCACCACCACTAGTAACGATGCTCGTAAGTGGCGATCTGTTGGCAACGTTGACGCGGTAGTTTACTCGGGACACTTAACTAGGGATGAGACGGCGCCGATAGATGTTTTGGTGGTTGGTGATGTAAACCCAACTAAACTAGCCAACTTGGTCGCAGAAATGGAAAAGTCGGAGGGAGTTGAGCTAAGATATGCCAGTTTTACCGCCGATGAAGCACTTTATCGATCACAAGTGCGAGACCGCTTTTGGAGCCAGCTAGAAGAATCCAAAAAACAGATCGTAATGGATAAAAATAAAATTTTTTCTAAATAG
- a CDS encoding ribonuclease HI family protein, with protein MKQLKFDHGRALRLVAGPNNYTLRLIDDKDLRAGDEFRVVDKTSATNPAQWLILGQGQITATDIYSLGQLKRGEVPNGDFEDAADLLAVYRQSYNDDQQVDLPVKLVTFDYTPYESPEPYYEVVYNEPAGDKTSKVPGKVMLYADGGSRGNPGPSASGWAVFDEAKKPIASGSKYLGITTNNQAEYQALKIGLEWCLSNHVREVDVRMDSLLVVNQMKGIFKVRNRDLWPIHESIKQLTEQFQKISFSHVPRELNKEADAEVNKALDAEES; from the coding sequence ATGAAACAACTAAAATTTGATCACGGTAGGGCTCTTAGGCTGGTGGCAGGCCCGAATAATTACACTTTACGCTTAATCGACGACAAAGATCTAAGAGCGGGAGATGAATTTCGGGTGGTAGACAAAACAAGTGCTACCAACCCAGCGCAGTGGCTGATTTTAGGACAAGGGCAGATCACTGCGACGGATATATATAGCCTTGGTCAGCTGAAGCGTGGCGAGGTACCGAATGGCGACTTTGAGGATGCTGCTGATCTGTTGGCGGTGTACCGACAAAGTTATAACGACGACCAGCAAGTTGACTTGCCAGTGAAGTTAGTTACTTTTGACTATACGCCGTATGAAAGCCCCGAGCCTTACTATGAGGTTGTTTATAACGAACCTGCCGGCGACAAAACCAGCAAGGTGCCAGGCAAAGTTATGCTTTACGCCGATGGCGGTTCTAGGGGAAACCCTGGTCCTTCGGCGTCGGGCTGGGCGGTATTTGATGAAGCAAAAAAGCCTATTGCCAGCGGTTCTAAGTATCTTGGGATTACCACCAACAACCAGGCGGAGTACCAGGCTCTGAAGATTGGTTTGGAGTGGTGCTTAAGTAACCACGTCAGGGAAGTCGATGTGCGGATGGATTCGCTACTCGTGGTTAACCAAATGAAGGGTATCTTCAAGGTTCGAAATCGTGATCTGTGGCCGATACACGAATCAATCAAGCAGTTAACAGAACAGTTCCAAAAAATTTCATTTTCTCATGTACCTAGGGAGTTGAACAAAGAGGCCGATGCTGAGGTAAATAAGGCTTTAGACGCAGAAGAAAGCTAG
- a CDS encoding winged helix-turn-helix domain-containing protein: MNNENNDAGSNDDGAGGADPLQPEAAATGIVGSDVEQIEPQLSEPTIPDQAKSDAPIVVDQPVDMPKPSITTETLVETLPVPNPDVSIQQPIGEQFDPNDVVENPSSVLPPSPLPQKIEENSPTMANQTPEIREEPKQPQAVQSPSDDTNGLPSAVAALTEEELAIAARYYTSLRSVELSQLGVQARKKRMINNLTKIEEYIKSNSGSQVPRIARKLNLSPGLVSHYIQVLVKQGRVRAEGWAASRRFYQN, from the coding sequence ATGAATAATGAAAATAATGATGCTGGCAGTAATGATGATGGTGCTGGCGGAGCAGATCCGCTGCAACCTGAAGCTGCCGCCACTGGAATAGTAGGTAGCGATGTTGAGCAAATTGAACCGCAGTTGTCAGAACCGACTATCCCAGACCAAGCCAAAAGCGATGCCCCAATAGTTGTGGATCAGCCTGTCGATATGCCCAAACCAAGCATAACAACTGAGACGTTGGTAGAAACGCTTCCTGTACCGAACCCTGATGTCAGTATACAGCAGCCGATTGGTGAACAGTTCGATCCTAACGATGTAGTAGAAAACCCTAGCTCAGTGTTGCCCCCATCACCACTGCCACAAAAAATAGAAGAAAATTCACCGACTATGGCCAACCAAACCCCTGAGATACGGGAGGAGCCAAAACAACCCCAAGCTGTACAGAGCCCATCTGATGACACTAATGGCTTACCTTCCGCTGTGGCCGCGCTTACCGAAGAGGAGTTAGCAATAGCAGCTAGGTACTATACAAGCCTACGGTCAGTCGAGCTATCTCAATTAGGTGTACAGGCAAGAAAAAAACGCATGATCAATAATTTAACTAAAATCGAGGAGTATATTAAGTCAAACTCTGGAAGCCAAGTGCCACGGATTGCTAGAAAGCTAAACTTAAGTCCGGGGTTGGTGTCACATTATATCCAAGTTCTTGTTAAACAGGGCCGTGTCAGAGCAGAGGGCTGGGCGGCTAGCCGAAGATTTTACCAAAATTAG
- a CDS encoding MGMT family protein — MKFNGADHPGGEFARKVYALVAQIPAGRVMTYGQIAALCGNARASRIVGGIAHFGPQDLPWHRVVNKKGGLASGYHGGREAQKLMLEAEGVEVFGEAESYQIDIDKLIWQPTLVDGRQ, encoded by the coding sequence ATGAAGTTTAATGGAGCTGATCATCCGGGAGGAGAATTTGCAAGAAAAGTCTACGCTTTGGTTGCGCAAATTCCGGCAGGCAGAGTGATGACTTATGGACAAATAGCGGCGTTGTGCGGAAACGCTAGAGCATCGAGAATAGTTGGCGGGATAGCCCATTTTGGGCCGCAAGATCTACCTTGGCACCGAGTGGTTAATAAAAAAGGTGGCCTAGCGAGCGGCTATCACGGCGGGCGCGAAGCCCAAAAGTTGATGCTTGAAGCCGAAGGGGTTGAAGTGTTTGGCGAAGCTGAATCATACCAAATTGATATTGATAAGCTAATTTGGCAACCAACCTTGGTAGATGGAAGGCAGTAG
- a CDS encoding translation initiation factor IF-3 yields MRVISEDGSQLGVLSRREAIDAAKAAELDLVEVSPNANPPVCKIVDWGKYNYQQTKQAQKNKRTAKTSEIKQMRFGLKISDHDLGVKARKIQEFLDEGNKVKIMVVYRGRELAHRDIGFKLADKIVALFGEKISVDQTPQFAGKQLSFQIRPSQNYKPKPQDTES; encoded by the coding sequence TTGCGTGTCATAAGTGAAGACGGAAGTCAGCTTGGCGTTCTTAGTCGCCGCGAGGCGATAGATGCCGCAAAAGCTGCCGAGCTGGATCTTGTAGAGGTTTCGCCAAATGCCAACCCCCCTGTTTGTAAAATTGTCGATTGGGGCAAATACAACTACCAGCAAACCAAACAAGCTCAAAAAAACAAGCGCACTGCCAAAACAAGCGAGATCAAGCAGATGCGTTTTGGCCTGAAGATTAGCGACCACGACCTAGGTGTCAAAGCTCGCAAAATCCAGGAGTTCCTTGACGAAGGTAACAAGGTCAAGATCATGGTCGTTTACCGTGGTCGGGAGCTAGCGCATCGAGACATAGGCTTCAAGCTAGCCGACAAAATAGTTGCTCTGTTCGGAGAAAAAATCAGCGTTGATCAAACTCCACAGTTCGCAGGAAAACAGCTAAGCTTCCAGATTCGACCCAGCCAAAACTACAAACCAAAACCACAAGACACAGAATCTTAA
- the rpmB gene encoding 50S ribosomal protein L28: protein MQKCDLTGKGKQYGSNVSFSQRHTKKVWKPNLQTKTLVIDGRKVRLKLSTDAIRTLKKKGTL from the coding sequence ATGCAAAAATGTGATTTAACGGGCAAGGGCAAGCAGTACGGCAGTAATGTCAGTTTTTCGCAGCGCCACACCAAGAAAGTCTGGAAGCCCAACCTACAAACTAAGACTTTGGTAATTGACGGCCGCAAGGTTCGTCTAAAATTGAGTACCGATGCTATTCGTACTTTGAAGAAAAAGGGTACGCTCTAG
- a CDS encoding tRNA dimethylallyltransferase produces the protein MPTPKYHLLVIVGPTASGKTALAIELARKLNGEIICADSRTVYKYMDIGTAKPSRQEQAAVRHHLIDVIKPDEPFTVADFKKLALQAIEDINKRGKLPIMIGGSGLYVDSVIFDYDFAGASGGRDSVNPRHRAPEAEHAKSPLREGTFIIGLNPGREMLKQKLTVRVDKMVENGFVEEVAMLHKKYPSAKALDAPGYRAFSDYLRGEIDLNQAKAAFATRDYQLAKRQMTWFKRNPNIRWFDSAESALSYLI, from the coding sequence ATGCCAACTCCCAAATACCATCTACTAGTCATCGTTGGGCCTACGGCCAGCGGCAAGACAGCGCTAGCTATAGAGCTAGCCAGAAAATTAAATGGCGAGATCATTTGTGCCGATAGTCGTACAGTCTATAAGTACATGGACATAGGCACGGCTAAACCCAGCCGGCAAGAGCAGGCCGCTGTCCGACACCACTTGATAGACGTGATTAAGCCAGACGAGCCCTTTACGGTTGCGGATTTTAAGAAGTTAGCACTACAAGCAATCGAAGACATCAACAAACGCGGGAAGTTGCCTATCATGATAGGCGGCAGTGGTCTGTATGTTGACTCTGTCATATTTGATTACGACTTCGCTGGTGCAAGCGGTGGCAGAGATTCGGTTAATCCTCGTCACCGCGCGCCGGAGGCAGAACATGCAAAATCTCCGCTCAGAGAAGGGACATTTATTATTGGCCTGAATCCGGGGAGGGAAATGCTGAAACAAAAATTGACTGTGCGAGTAGACAAGATGGTCGAAAATGGGTTTGTTGAGGAGGTAGCGATGCTTCACAAAAAATACCCAAGCGCTAAAGCGCTAGACGCACCGGGGTATCGCGCTTTTTCTGATTACCTAAGAGGTGAGATTGACCTGAATCAAGCAAAAGCGGCCTTTGCGACTCGGGACTATCAGCTAGCTAAGCGCCAGATGACTTGGTTCAAGCGAAACCCCAACATTCGCTGGTTCGACTCAGCCGAATCTGCCCTCTCCTACCTTATTTGA
- a CDS encoding YifB family Mg chelatase-like AAA ATPase: MPATKILSVQDNGLTGALIEIECQLSNSLPNVVIVGLAGKSLDEAKERLRSACTSSGTPLPKKRIILNLAPADLPKEGSSFDLSLAASIYVSSGQARLPEEAAVYIGELGLDGTIRPVRGILGKLLAAHEKGIEKAYIPAGNLPQARLIKGLRVIPLQKLKDLYDILNNPDSEPLVVTDGKLPAPTDSNSSLLDDIVGQERAKRAMLIAAAGHHNILLNGPPGVGKSMLAKAMATLLPPLSNEESIVVTHLHSLAENNYDSIVVNRPVRAPHHTASATAVVGGGQNPRPGEISLSHGGILFLDELPEFHRDIIESLRQPLEDKTIRVSRAKTSVLYPANFILVATRNPCPCGYLNSSKPCTCTPYQIIQYEKKLSGPILDRIDLHVQVDSIDNSKLLEGAPKTSNSKNFAASVAVCAQVQAERFGKLGVFNSDMSNAQVKKHVNLEPAAKELLDAAADRLNISARVYMRTLKVARTIADLDGSDTTLPAHISEALQYRPITTNF, translated from the coding sequence TTGCCTGCCACCAAAATTCTCTCTGTTCAAGACAACGGCCTTACCGGGGCACTTATTGAAATAGAGTGTCAGCTAAGTAACAGCTTGCCCAACGTAGTTATAGTAGGGCTAGCAGGTAAAAGCTTAGACGAGGCTAAAGAGAGGCTTAGAAGCGCCTGCACCTCTAGTGGCACGCCCCTACCAAAGAAAAGGATTATCCTAAACCTCGCTCCGGCAGACCTTCCAAAAGAAGGCAGTAGCTTTGACCTTAGTCTTGCTGCCAGTATTTACGTCTCGAGTGGCCAAGCAAGACTACCAGAAGAAGCTGCTGTTTACATCGGTGAACTAGGCTTAGATGGTACTATACGGCCAGTCCGTGGAATACTAGGTAAACTCCTTGCCGCTCACGAAAAAGGCATTGAAAAAGCCTACATTCCAGCCGGCAACCTGCCCCAAGCCAGACTTATCAAAGGCCTTAGGGTCATCCCGTTACAAAAACTCAAAGACCTCTATGACATTCTCAACAATCCTGATAGCGAACCGCTAGTTGTAACTGACGGTAAGTTGCCTGCGCCTACTGATTCGAACTCCTCTCTGTTAGACGACATTGTCGGCCAAGAGCGAGCCAAACGCGCCATGCTAATCGCCGCCGCCGGCCACCATAATATCTTGCTCAACGGTCCACCGGGGGTTGGCAAAAGCATGTTGGCCAAAGCCATGGCTACTCTGCTGCCACCATTGTCAAACGAAGAAAGCATTGTTGTTACACACCTTCACTCTCTCGCAGAAAATAATTATGATTCAATAGTCGTTAACCGCCCGGTTCGCGCCCCCCACCATACAGCCAGCGCTACAGCTGTCGTAGGTGGTGGTCAAAACCCGCGCCCCGGAGAAATAAGCTTATCTCACGGCGGCATACTGTTTTTGGACGAGCTGCCCGAATTCCACCGCGATATTATCGAGTCGCTTCGCCAGCCGTTAGAGGACAAAACTATTCGCGTTTCTAGGGCCAAAACCAGTGTTCTATACCCAGCTAATTTTATTCTTGTTGCTACGCGCAATCCCTGCCCCTGCGGCTACTTGAACAGCAGCAAACCTTGCACTTGTACCCCTTATCAGATCATTCAATATGAAAAGAAATTGAGTGGCCCAATCCTTGACCGTATCGACCTGCATGTTCAGGTAGACTCAATCGACAACTCCAAGCTGCTAGAAGGTGCTCCCAAAACATCAAATTCCAAGAACTTTGCTGCTAGCGTTGCGGTATGCGCTCAAGTTCAGGCTGAACGCTTTGGCAAGCTAGGCGTCTTCAACAGCGACATGAGTAACGCCCAGGTCAAAAAACACGTCAACCTAGAGCCAGCCGCCAAAGAATTGCTCGACGCCGCCGCTGACAGACTAAACATCTCAGCTCGCGTCTATATGCGCACGCTCAAGGTCGCCCGGACCATCGCCGATCTTGACGGCTCAGACACAACCTTACCCGCCCACATCAGCGAAGCCCTCCAATACCGCCCCATCACCACAAACTTCTAA
- a CDS encoding site-2 protease family protein, producing MDNLLQIKDAVPIVLALIISAAPHEMMHAFTAYKLGDDLAHSHGRISLNPMRHIDPILTIALPFFSLVLGGGIIMAAKPVPINTSRIRGGENGLALTALAGPLTNLVFAGLLSLPLNMMSHGGPIFEFTKILFLVNIGLFVFNMLPIPPLDGSRLVYAIAPRPVQRVFEIIESQGIFFFLILIMIFGTAIYPVIDKAQALLINFFIR from the coding sequence ATGGATAACCTACTACAGATCAAAGATGCCGTACCCATCGTCTTAGCCCTAATAATCTCTGCTGCGCCCCATGAAATGATGCATGCTTTCACCGCCTACAAGCTGGGCGACGATCTAGCTCATTCTCATGGCCGTATCTCTCTTAACCCCATGCGCCACATTGACCCGATATTAACCATAGCTCTGCCCTTTTTTAGTCTAGTGTTAGGTGGTGGCATTATTATGGCGGCTAAGCCAGTCCCCATTAATACCTCACGTATCCGTGGCGGCGAAAATGGCCTTGCCTTAACTGCTCTGGCTGGTCCCCTAACCAATTTAGTCTTTGCTGGTTTGCTTTCTCTGCCACTAAACATGATGAGCCACGGCGGCCCAATTTTTGAGTTCACTAAGATTCTCTTCCTGGTTAACATCGGACTTTTTGTATTCAACATGTTGCCTATCCCACCGCTAGACGGCTCACGGCTCGTCTACGCTATTGCTCCTCGCCCCGTTCAAAGAGTATTTGAGATTATAGAATCTCAGGGAATATTCTTTTTCCTAATTCTAATCATGATATTCGGGACTGCTATCTACCCAGTCATCGACAAAGCTCAAGCCCTACTAATTAACTTCTTTATCCGCTAA
- the rpmI gene encoding 50S ribosomal protein L35: MPKLKTHSGTKDRVRITKNGKVLRRKASGNHLLSKKSERRKRTFAGVTEVTGKTARNMKRKLGV; this comes from the coding sequence ATGCCCAAACTAAAGACCCACAGCGGAACCAAAGACCGTGTTCGAATTACCAAGAACGGTAAGGTCTTGCGCCGCAAAGCGAGCGGCAATCACTTGCTGAGCAAGAAAAGTGAACGACGTAAGCGAACATTTGCCGGAGTAACTGAAGTTACAGGTAAAACTGCACGCAACATGAAAAGAAAACTAGGAGTTTAA
- a CDS encoding MBL fold metallo-hydrolase: MDIEYYGANAIRLETKKTRIIVDDTLAVQGKKSITKADDVSVQTDVAIPVADGGRLLLSVPGEYEVGDISVKAVGVRGHRDEEGKKTATVFKFTALDGNVVMAGHIHPDITDQQVEEIGDVDVLMVPVGGSGFTLDAEGALKVIKKLEPSVVIPTYFTVSGIKTEMPTPTLEEALNTLGMTVDESPRSNAAKLKNLELGAEQAKLVVLEPKV, encoded by the coding sequence ATGGATATTGAATACTACGGCGCTAATGCTATTAGACTCGAGACTAAGAAAACTCGGATAATAGTTGATGATACTTTGGCCGTGCAGGGTAAGAAGTCTATAACTAAAGCTGATGATGTAAGCGTACAGACCGATGTTGCGATTCCGGTTGCCGATGGCGGTAGACTGCTACTCTCTGTGCCGGGTGAATATGAAGTCGGCGACATTTCTGTAAAAGCAGTTGGTGTAAGAGGTCATCGTGATGAAGAAGGTAAAAAAACTGCCACAGTATTTAAGTTTACGGCCCTTGATGGAAACGTGGTTATGGCGGGGCATATCCACCCAGATATCACCGATCAACAGGTGGAAGAAATCGGGGATGTTGATGTTTTGATGGTGCCTGTTGGAGGCAGCGGCTTCACGTTAGATGCAGAGGGAGCGCTAAAAGTAATCAAGAAATTGGAGCCAAGTGTTGTGATTCCTACATACTTTACTGTCAGCGGCATTAAGACCGAAATGCCAACTCCGACTTTAGAGGAAGCTTTGAATACTCTAGGTATGACTGTCGATGAATCTCCAAGAAGCAACGCTGCCAAACTAAAAAATCTAGAACTAGGCGCGGAACAGGCAAAACTGGTGGTCCTAGAGCCTAAAGTTTAG
- the rplT gene encoding 50S ribosomal protein L20 produces MRVKRGVTARARHNKIRKATKGFTKSNRSSVRRGKQAIVKALENAHRDRRERKRTFRQLWNARINAAARLNGTTYSVLMNGIKKNQLGLDRKVLAELAVNEPKAFAEVVKAASK; encoded by the coding sequence ATGAGAGTAAAAAGAGGCGTTACGGCCAGAGCCCGCCACAATAAGATCAGAAAAGCTACCAAGGGCTTTACCAAGTCAAACCGCTCAAGCGTCAGACGTGGTAAGCAAGCCATCGTCAAAGCCCTAGAGAACGCACATCGCGACCGCCGAGAACGCAAACGAACGTTCAGACAATTATGGAATGCTCGTATTAATGCTGCTGCCCGTCTAAACGGCACCACTTACAGCGTACTGATGAACGGCATCAAGAAAAATCAACTTGGCCTAGACCGCAAAGTCTTGGCAGAGCTTGCAGTTAATGAGCCAAAGGCTTTTGCCGAAGTTGTTAAAGCTGCCAGCAAATAA